The following proteins are co-located in the Nitrospiraceae bacterium genome:
- the mgtA gene encoding magnesium-translocating P-type ATPase produces MGEVHFLRNLSNLDLRTVFRVLTTSEQGLTDAHVALRVEKYGKNEVAHEPPPPWYRMLFKYLKNPFVLVLLVIGAVSYLTGDLRATVVVTVMVALSVVIQFVQEFRSSQAAERLKAMVRATATVTRQQYQPLADGTVKEFSEKREVPFEELVPGDIVHLSAGDMVPADLRLLTAKDLFVSQSVLTGESMPVEKYESLGTRPNGARPRTDDMADNLLDRGNLCFMGTTVISGTGTAVVATTGAQTYFGSMAKSIVGQRPLTSFDQGITRVTWVLLRFMLVMVPVIFVLNGLVKGGWHEALLFSLAVAVGLIPEMLPTVVTATLARGAVAMSRHKVIVKQLNAIQNFGAMDVLCTDKTGTLTQDKIVLLQYLDLDGNKSLPVLEYAYLNSYYQTGLKSLLDRAVLDHVELEPQLHVAERYAKVDEIPFDFLRRRMSVVVEQDHAQHLLICKGAVEETLSICTHAEEADAVTPLTAALRERVVRLTTDLNQDGLRVIAVASKTLPASDRPYAIADERDLVLVGILAFLDPPKETVPEALAALKDHGVQVKILTGDNDIVTRRVCHEVGLHITHVALGSEIEALSDDELATLAERTTVFAKLNPLQKARIIQALRQKNHTVGFLGDGINDAAALRQADVGISVDTATDIAKESADIILLEKSLLVLEEGVLEGREVYGNIIKYIKMAASSNFGNMFSVLTASAFLPFLPMLPIQLLIQNLCYDLSQLSLPWDRMDDEFLKEPRPWNPEGIARFMVFIGPISSIFDIITFVVMWFVFQANAPGHQSLFQSGWFIEGLLSQTLIVHMIRTQKIPFVQSTAALPVLLLTGLIAAIGLSLPFSSLGTFASMEPLPDSYFVWLAAILFSYAVLTQVVKGWYLRRFHEWL; encoded by the coding sequence ATGGGTGAGGTTCACTTTTTGAGGAATCTCTCCAATCTGGATCTGCGCACAGTCTTTCGCGTCCTCACGACATCTGAGCAAGGCTTGACGGATGCTCACGTCGCCCTGCGAGTCGAGAAATATGGCAAGAACGAGGTGGCTCACGAGCCTCCGCCACCGTGGTACCGGATGCTGTTCAAGTACCTGAAGAACCCCTTTGTCCTCGTCCTCTTGGTCATTGGCGCCGTGTCCTACCTGACTGGGGACCTGAGGGCCACCGTCGTCGTGACTGTGATGGTTGCCTTGAGTGTGGTGATCCAGTTCGTCCAGGAGTTTCGCTCCTCCCAGGCTGCCGAACGCTTAAAAGCGATGGTGCGCGCCACAGCTACCGTTACTCGACAACAGTACCAGCCGCTGGCCGATGGCACCGTCAAAGAATTCAGTGAGAAGCGGGAGGTGCCCTTTGAAGAGTTGGTGCCAGGCGACATTGTGCACCTCTCCGCGGGCGATATGGTCCCCGCGGACCTTCGGCTCTTGACCGCCAAGGATCTCTTTGTCAGCCAGTCGGTGCTGACGGGGGAATCAATGCCGGTGGAGAAATACGAGTCGCTAGGCACACGTCCGAACGGAGCCCGCCCTCGAACGGACGACATGGCCGACAATTTGCTCGACCGGGGAAACCTCTGCTTCATGGGGACGACGGTCATTAGTGGCACGGGAACGGCGGTTGTCGCGACAACGGGGGCACAGACCTACTTTGGCTCTATGGCGAAGAGCATTGTGGGACAGCGTCCCCTCACCAGCTTTGATCAGGGGATCACCAGAGTCACCTGGGTGCTGCTCCGGTTCATGCTGGTCATGGTGCCGGTGATCTTCGTCCTCAATGGACTCGTCAAAGGTGGCTGGCACGAGGCGTTGCTCTTCAGCCTCGCTGTGGCGGTCGGGTTGATCCCGGAAATGCTCCCCACAGTGGTCACGGCCACGTTAGCCAGAGGGGCCGTGGCGATGTCACGCCACAAGGTGATCGTCAAACAGCTCAATGCCATTCAGAACTTTGGTGCCATGGACGTGCTCTGTACGGATAAGACCGGCACACTGACACAGGACAAGATCGTGCTGCTGCAGTATTTGGATCTCGACGGCAACAAAAGTCTCCCCGTGTTGGAGTACGCCTACCTCAATAGTTATTACCAGACCGGTTTGAAAAGCCTATTGGATCGCGCCGTGCTTGACCATGTGGAGCTGGAACCGCAACTTCATGTCGCGGAGCGGTATGCCAAAGTCGATGAGATCCCCTTTGATTTCCTCAGACGTCGCATGTCGGTGGTGGTAGAGCAAGACCATGCGCAACATCTCCTGATTTGTAAAGGGGCGGTCGAAGAGACCCTCAGTATTTGCACCCACGCGGAGGAGGCTGACGCGGTGACCCCTCTAACTGCAGCACTGCGCGAGCGCGTGGTCCGGTTGACCACGGACTTGAATCAGGATGGGTTGCGGGTCATCGCGGTGGCTTCGAAGACCTTGCCAGCCTCGGATCGGCCCTATGCGATTGCCGATGAACGGGACCTGGTGTTGGTCGGGATCCTCGCTTTTCTCGATCCCCCGAAAGAGACTGTGCCGGAGGCGCTCGCAGCCCTGAAGGACCATGGTGTCCAGGTGAAGATCCTGACCGGAGACAATGACATCGTGACGCGGCGGGTCTGCCACGAGGTCGGTTTGCACATCACACACGTGGCGCTTGGCAGCGAGATCGAGGCCCTGTCGGACGATGAGTTAGCGACCCTGGCAGAGCGGACTACCGTCTTTGCCAAGCTCAATCCGTTACAGAAGGCCCGCATCATCCAAGCACTGCGGCAGAAGAACCACACGGTCGGCTTCCTGGGTGACGGCATCAATGACGCTGCGGCCCTGCGCCAGGCAGATGTCGGCATTTCCGTGGACACCGCGACGGACATCGCGAAAGAATCAGCCGATATTATTCTGCTTGAGAAGAGTCTTCTGGTACTTGAAGAGGGAGTGCTCGAGGGACGCGAGGTCTATGGGAATATCATCAAGTACATCAAGATGGCCGCGAGTTCTAACTTTGGCAACATGTTCAGTGTGCTCACGGCCAGTGCCTTCCTGCCGTTCCTCCCGATGCTCCCCATCCAATTGCTCATTCAGAACCTCTGCTATGACCTCTCGCAATTGTCCCTGCCGTGGGATCGGATGGACGACGAATTCCTCAAGGAGCCACGGCCGTGGAATCCAGAGGGCATCGCTCGCTTTATGGTATTCATCGGTCCCATCAGTTCCATCTTCGACATCATCACCTTCGTCGTCATGTGGTTTGTGTTCCAAGCCAATGCGCCTGGCCACCAATCGTTGTTTCAATCGGGTTGGTTTATTGAAGGGCTGCTCTCACAGACGCTGATTGTCCATATGATCAGGACGCAGAAAATTCCGTTTGTGCAAAGCACGGCGGCCCTGCCTGTCTTGTTGCTCACGGGTCTCATCGCAGCGATCGGGCTTTCGCTCCCGTTCTCTTCTTTGGGGACATTCGCGAGCATGGAGCCATTACCAGACAGTTATTTTGTTTGGCTGGCCGCCATCCTGTTCAGCTATGCCGTGCTCACGCAAGTCGTCAAGGGGTGGTATCTCAGGCGATTCCACGAATGGCTCTAA
- a CDS encoding ankyrin repeat domain-containing protein — MCRPLRVLVAIVMAGLVAGTAWAEDSLDTKLLLSMNTPPGGDMALIRSLIAQGANVNAKNELLGQTPLHMAPTPEVAALLLAKGAKVNATNVLGQTPLHSAVGANKKAVAEVLIANGADMNVRDQAGFTPLHTAVAADEKDMAALLIAKGAQRSWSLNEKLVTATFFGDMAMVNSLIAKGADVNTKDQAGGLPLCKAPTKAMAELLIAKGAKVNATNVLGRTPLHCAVIENHKDVAEVLLAKGADVNAADKFRWTPLHHADTKDMAELLLAKGADVNARQGLGSTPLHSAAAKNDKEMAEVLIANGADMNARNGAGETPLHEAASTNAKEVAALLIAKGADVNARQGLGFTPLHTAAAYRARDVAEVLIANGADVNAKDYKGRTPWQIADISDKDMVDLLRTKLVH, encoded by the coding sequence GGAGGACTCGTTGGATACGAAGCTATTGCTGTCAATGAACACTCCCCCCGGTGGAGACATGGCTCTGATACGGTCCCTGATTGCCCAGGGCGCCAATGTGAATGCCAAGAATGAACTACTTGGCCAGACGCCGTTGCATATGGCTCCCACACCAGAGGTGGCCGCCCTGTTGCTTGCCAAGGGCGCGAAGGTGAACGCGACGAATGTCCTTGGCCAGACGCCACTGCATTCGGCTGTGGGGGCGAACAAGAAGGCTGTGGCCGAAGTGTTGATTGCCAACGGGGCAGATATGAACGTCAGGGATCAGGCGGGCTTCACGCCGCTGCATACGGCTGTGGCCGCTGACGAGAAGGATATGGCTGCGCTGTTGATTGCTAAGGGGGCGCAGCGCTCGTGGTCGTTGAACGAGAAGCTGGTCACGGCCACATTCTTTGGAGACATGGCAATGGTGAATTCGCTGATTGCCAAGGGCGCGGATGTGAATACCAAGGATCAAGCTGGCGGTTTGCCGCTGTGTAAGGCTCCCACAAAAGCCATGGCCGAACTGTTGATTGCCAAGGGCGCCAAGGTGAACGCGACGAATGTCCTTGGCCGGACGCCGCTGCATTGCGCTGTGATCGAAAATCATAAAGACGTGGCCGAAGTGTTGCTGGCGAAGGGGGCGGATGTGAATGCCGCGGATAAATTTCGCTGGACGCCGCTGCATCACGCGGACACAAAAGATATGGCCGAACTGTTGCTGGCGAAGGGGGCGGATGTGAACGCCAGGCAGGGCTTGGGCTCTACGCCGCTGCATTCGGCTGCGGCCAAGAACGATAAGGAAATGGCCGAAGTGTTGATTGCCAACGGAGCGGATATGAACGCCAGGAATGGCGCGGGCGAGACGCCGCTGCATGAGGCTGCGTCCACGAACGCGAAAGAGGTGGCCGCACTGTTGATCGCGAAGGGGGCGGATGTGAACGCCAGGCAGGGCTTGGGCTTCACGCCGCTGCATACGGCTGCAGCCTATCGCGCTAGAGATGTGGCCGAAGTGTTGATCGCCAACGGGGCAGACGTGAATGCCAAGGATTATAAAGGGAGGACACCCTGGCAAATTGCGGACATCAGTGACAAAGACATGGTGGATCTGTTGAGAACCAAGCTTGTGCATTGA